The segment TCAGTTCGGTCCTGGCAGGGGCCAGGAAGGGCGCGTAGGCGGGGTCGACCTCCGCCAGGTGGGCGTGGCACACCTGGGAGACCTGGTCGAGCCAGTCCCGCCCGTCGGTGTCGAACTCGTCCTCGTCCAGGACGTTCAGACGCCCGGCCGCGGTCCGCCAGAGCAGACCGATCGCCTGCTCCGAAAGGGCGGAGTCGAGCAGGCGCCACACGTCGTCGAGGAGTACTGCGGCGTAGGCACCGGGGGTGCGGCCCGGGCCGTCGTCGGCGATCCGCTGGATGTGCTCGCGCGGGCTGCCGCCGTACGTCCGTTCCGACCCGTGGAGAGCGGCCGCGAGCATCGGCAGCCCGAACCGGCCGGAGGCGAAGTCGCGAAGGCCCGGATCGAGGGGGCGCCAGCGCACGGCCAGCTCGTCATGGACGGCGGCCCGGGGGTGGGCCAGCCTGTCCCCGAGGGCGAGCAGCCGCTCGTACGTGTCCGCGTCGACGGGCACGGAGTACGCCTTGAGCGCCCTCAGGAACAGCCGGAACCCTAGGTCGGCATCCGACTGGCGCACGACCCGGAGGAGGGCGGGGACGATCCCCGGTACGGCGACGCGGAGCTCAAGACCCGCCGCGGCCGACTCGATCTCCGCCGCCACGGCCGTCCGCAGCTCCCCCTCCGGCACCACGGGCCGCGCCTCGTCCAGGGACCGCGCCTCGTACGGGTCGCGCTCCGGTGCGCGCGGCGGGCACAGCTCCGCGACCCGCTCCAGCCAGGCCCGGGTGCCCGTGCCGTGCTCGGCAATGCCCTGGTCGGCCGTGCCCCGGTCGGCCGTGCCCTCCTCGGCCGGGTCGAAGCAGCGGCGTACGGCCGCCAGCCACACCGTGTGGAGCACCTCGTCGGGCAGCGGCGAGTCGAGGAGGAGTCGTACGTCCGCGCCGAGCTGGTGGTCGTCGTCCTCCGCCGCGGACGTGGCGAGATCGAGCACGACCGGTTCGTCGAGGCGGAGCGTCGCACGGGCGCACAGCGCGCCGGCGAAGCCGCTGAGCCCGAAGTCGGTCGCGTAGTCGTAGGAGTAGACCTCGCGCGTGCGCGCCATTTCCCGTACCTCCTGCCTCCTGCGCGGAACGGGCGCCCGTCGGTGCGAGGGGTGCCCGTACCCATGCTCGTCGCAGTGCGCGTCCGGCGCCCCTTCCGAACCGAAGACGCCGGGGCGGCCGGGGTGGCGGGGCAGCTGGGCGGGGGCGGGGGCGGCTGGGAGGGCCGGGAGGGCCGGGAGGGCCGGGAGGGCCGGGAGGGCCGGGAGGGCCGGCGCGGCACCTCACGGCGATCAGGTTGCGGGGGGCGGCGGGTCGCCGTAGGCCACCGTCGTGCCTCCCACGAACGGCAGCAGTCGCTCGGCCTCCTCCTCCAGGGCCGCCCTGTCCGCGGCGCGGAGCGGCCGGAACGGGGCGAGCCGCAGCGTCCCGGCGCCGAGGGACCACGTTCCCCGCACCCGGCCGTCCACCAGGAAGGTGGGCCGGACCTGCGCCCCTCCGGGCATCACGCGGGTGCGGTCCTCGTCGTCGATGATGCGCGTCCGGTCGAAGTGGGCGAGCAGGATGTTGTCGAAGGCGGGCAGCAGTCGCACCGGGGCGGGGGTCTCGGGGTCGGGCAGCTCCGCGTCGGCCAGATCGAACAGTTCCCCGCCTCCGGGGCCGGAGTAGCGGCGCAGTTCGCCGTCCATCTCCGCGACGACTTCGCCCAGGCGGGTCAGTCCGCACCAGACCTGGACGTCCTTCACGCAGGCCGGTCCGAAGGCCGCCAGATGGCGGCGGACCAGTACCTTCGCCGTCTCGGTCGGGGTCGCCATCGGCCGTCCCAGCCATGCCTCGGCGGGCGTGACCGAGATCGCCGACCGGTTGCCCCAGGAGCCCCAGGCGGCCGTCGCCGGGTCGTGGACGAGCGGAGTGCGCAGCTCGACCTCCCCGGCCAGGATCCGCCCGTCGTGCCCCGGGTGGCGGTCGGCCAGCCTTCGGGCCAGCTCCCTGCGGGGCAGCGTCCCGCCGCCGAGCAGGTCGAGCCCCTCGGCGACCAGGGACGCCGGGTCCAGGCCCACGCCGTGCCC is part of the Streptomyces sp. NBC_00250 genome and harbors:
- a CDS encoding winged helix DNA-binding domain-containing protein; the protein is MTPLSLRALNRALLDRQFLLARTDRTPLEVIGRLVALQAQEPNWPYVGLWSRIHGFTRTELTALVEDRKVVRSTLLRSTQHLAAADDFRRLRPLVQPVLDRTAGSPYFTRNHSARGDSTGHGVGLDPASLVAEGLDLLGGGTLPRRELARRLADRHPGHDGRILAGEVELRTPLVHDPATAAWGSWGNRSAISVTPAEAWLGRPMATPTETAKVLVRRHLAAFGPACVKDVQVWCGLTRLGEVVAEMDGELRRYSGPGGGELFDLADAELPDPETPAPVRLLPAFDNILLAHFDRTRIIDDEDRTRVMPGGAQVRPTFLVDGRVRGTWSLGAGTLRLAPFRPLRAADRAALEEEAERLLPFVGGTTVAYGDPPPPAT